Within the Saccharopolyspora gloriosae genome, the region ATCGCCGCCGGAGAGCTCCACTTCGCCATCGGCTACTCCGAACCGGAGGCGGGCACCGACCTCGCCTCGCTGCGCACCACGGCGGTCCGCGACGGCGACGAGTACGTGATCAACGGCCAGAAGATGTGGACCAGCCTGGTGCAGTACGCCGACTACATCTGGCTGGCCTGCCGCACCGATCCGGCGGCGCGCAAGCACAAGGGGCTCAGCATCCTGGTCGTGCCGACCGACGCGCCGGGCTTCTCCTGGACCCCGGTGCGCACCGTCGCCGGGCCGACCACCAGCGCCACCTACTACGAGGACGTGCGGGTGCCCGCGACGGCACTGGTCGGCGAGGAGAACGCGGGCTGGCCGCTGATCACCAACCAGCTCAACCACGAGCGGGTAGCGCTGACCTCGGCCGCACCGATCACCTCGGCGTTGGCGGGCGTGCGGGAATGGGCGCGGGACACGGCGCTTCCCGACGGGCGCCGCGTGCTCGACCAGGAGTGGGTGCGCAACCACCTCGCGCGGGTGCACGCGGGCGCGGAAGTCCTCAAGCTGATGAACTGGAAGATCGCCTGGACGGCGGAGCGGGAACCCGCGCCCGCCGCTGCCTCGGCGACCAAGGTCTACGGCACCGAGCTGGCCACCGAGGCGTACCGGCTGCTGATGGAGGTGCTGGGGCCTGCCGGACACGTCCGCGCCGGTTCACCCGGTGCCGCGCTGCGCGGCCGGATCGAGCGGATGCACCGCTCGGCACTGATCCTCACTTTCGGCGGCGGCACCAACGAGGTGCAGCGCGACATCGTCTCCACCGTCGGCCTCGGACTTCCCCAGTCCCGGCGTTGATCCGGTTCCCGCCGCCGTCTCCACGAGGAGTTCCACGATGGATTTCGCACCGACCGAGGCACAGCACGACCTGGCCGAGCTGGCTCGCGACATCTTGACCGACCGGGTGACCGCCGAGCGGCTGCGCGAAGTGGAGTCCGGACCGGACCGATTCGACCGTGCGCTGTGGACTGAGCTCGGCAAGGCAGGAGTGCTCGACGCCGCGTTGCCGGAGGCGCTCGGCGGCGGTGGCTGCGGGTTGCTGGAGCAGTGCGGCGTGCTGATCGAACTCGGCAGGGCGGTCGCACCGGTGCCCTACCTGGCGTCGCTGGTATCGGGCGCAGCGGCGGTGGTGCGCTTCGGCGATTCGCGCCAGCAGGAGCGGTGGGCACGTCCCGCCGGTGACGGTGAGGTCGTGCTGACGACGGCGTTCGCCGAGGGAGCCGACCCCGCTCCGGCCGTTCCTGCGACGACCGCCGAGCGGGCCGGCGGGAAGTGGGTGCTCAACGGGGTGAAGGTGGCGGTGCCCGCCGGTTCGATCGCGGACTTCTTCCTGGTCCCGGCCTCGACCTCGGACGCGACGCTGGTGTTCGTGGTGGCCGCCGCCGACGAGGGCGTGTCGGTGCGGCGTCAGGAGGTCGTCGATGGCGACAGCGAAGCGTGGCTGGAACTCGCCGGGGTCGCGCTGGACTCCGATCGGCTGCTCGGCGAGGACGAGGCCGCCGACGTCGCGGCCTGGCTCGAGGTTCGCGCCACGCTGGGTGTGTGCGCGGAACAGCTCGGCGTGCTGGAGCGGGCGTTGGAGCTGACCGCCGAGTACGCCGGTGAACGCACCCAGTTCGACCGGCCGATCGGGACGTTCCAAGCCGTGTCCCAACGGCTCGCGGACGCCTACATCGACGTCGAGGCGGTTCGGTTGACGATGTGGCAGGCCGCGTGGCGCGCGGCGGAAGGGCTGCGCTGCGACACCGAAGTGGCGACCGCGAAGTTCTGGGCCGCCGAAGCCGGGCATCGCGTCGCCCACACCGCGGTCCACGTCCACGGCGGGGTCGGCATCGACCTCGAACACCACCTGCACCGGTACTTCGTCGCGGCCAAGCGCCGCGAGTTCGTCCTCGGCGGCGCCACCGCGCAACTGCGCAGGATCGGCACGGCACTCGCCGAGGACGAACCGGAGCAGGACTGATCCCGCCTGGAGTCGAACGCACCGCGGCGTTGGCTCTCGCCGGCGCCGAATCCGATGAACACCGACCACCGCCGGGTCCTCGGACGCCTCCGCGCAAAGGCGACGATGTCCGCTTTGGCGGGGCCGCCGCGGAACGCCGGTGGGACGGCTGAGGTTCCACCGCCCGACTCACCACGCAGATCCCCCGGACTCCCGAGGAGACTCATGCCCGAGCCGACTCCGACGGTTACCGATTTCCTGCTCGCCCGTACCCACGACGAGACTCCCGGCCTGCGCTTCGAACAGCGCGAGTGGAGCTGGTCGCAGCACGTCCGCCAGTGCGCCGAGCACGCCTCGGTGCTGCGTTCGCTGCGCCGCGAAGGCCCGTGGCACGTCGGAGTGCTGCTGGACAACGTGCCGGAGTTCTCGTTCCTGCTGGGCGCGGCGGCGCTGTCCGGCGCCGTGCTGGTCGGGCTCAACACCGGGCGTCGCGGGGAGGCGCTGGCTCGCGACGTCCGGCTCGCCGATTGCCGCTGGGTGATCACCGAGCGCAAGTACGCGGACCTGCTCTCCGGCGCCGACCTCGGAGCGGCGAACGGGAACGTGCTGCTGATCGACTCGCCGGAGTGGTCACGGTTGCTGTCCGCGCATCGGGACGCGCCGCTCGCGCCGGTGGCGGCCGTTCCCGACGACCTGCTCGCGCTGCTGTTCACCTCCGGCACCGGTGGCGAGCCGAAAGCGGTGCGCTGCACGCACGGCAAGGTCGCGTTCCCCGGCCGGATGCTGGCCGACCGGTTCGAACTGGACGGGCGGGACGGCGTGTACGTGTCGATGCCGCTGTTCCATTCGAACGCGCTGTTCGCGGGCTGGGCGGTGGGCCTGGCGGCCGGTGCGGCGGTGGCGTTGCGGAGGCGCTTCTCCGCCTCCGGGTTCCTCGACGACGCCCGTCGTTTCGGCGCGACGTATGCGAATTACGTCGGCAAACCGCTCTCGTTCATCCTCGCCACTGCGGCCCGCCCGGACGACGCGGACAATCCGCTGAAGATCGTGTACGGCAACGAGGGTGCCGAGCGGGATCTCGCGCGGTTCGCGGAGCGGTTCGGCTGCCGGGTGGTGGACGGGTTCGGTTCCACCGAGGGCGGTGTGGTCGTCGCGCGCACCCCGGACGCGCCGCCGGGCTCGCTGGGCACGCCCGGTCCTGGCGTGCAGGTGCTGCATCCCGTGACGGGCCGCCGCTGCCCGGCCGCGTCCTTCGACCGGGGCGGGCGGGTCACGAATCCGGAGGAGGCGATCGGCGAGCTGGTCAACACCGCCGGCGCGGGCGCGTTCGCCGGGTACTACAAGGCACCGGACGCCGACCGGTGGCGGATGCGCGGCGGGATGTACTGGAGCGGCGACCTCGCCTATCTGGACGGCGACGGGTTCTGCTACTTCGTCGGCCGTTCCGACGATTGGCTGCGGGTCGACGGGGAGAACCTGGGAACCGCGCCGATCGAGCGAATCCTGTTGCGCCACCCCGGAATCGCCCAAGCCGCCGTGTACGCCGTGCCGGACGGCGGAGTCGGCGATCAGGTGATGGCCGCGATCGTCCCGACCGGCGACGTCCCGGTCGACCTCGCCGATTTCCTCGCCGCCCAACCGGACCTCGGCCCCAAGCAGCTCCCGCGCTACATCCGGATCGCGACCGAACTCCCCCGCACCGAGACCCACAAGGTCCTCAAACGCGAACTCGCCGCACAGCGCTGCGACGGCCCGGACCCCATCTGGTGGCGCCCCGGCCCAGGCCCGGCCTACGAAGTCCTCACCCCGGACCGAGCCGCCGCCCTCGCCCACCCCGATCCCCCGGCGAACCGTTCGAGGTGAATGCCTCCTCCGTCCGATCCCACTGGTCGAACGGGCCGTTCACTCCACCGCCCTGGAGTGAACGGCCCGTTCGACCAGCCATACCGGGCGAAGGAGGCGTTCACCTCAGGAGGCCGGGCGTGCGAGATCAGGCGTGATCAGCGGAGGTCGTTGAGGCGGGTGAAGGTGTCGTCGGCCTCTCGCAGGAGGGTGGCCATCACCTCTTCGACGTCGCGGACGGCGTTCATGCGCCCGACGATCTGGCCGACCGGCATGGACACCACGTCGGGGTCGTTGGACCGCGTGATCCGCTGGTGCGCCTCGCTGACCAGGATGTTCTGCAGCGGCATCGGCAGTGGCGACGGCGCGTCCCGCTCGCTCCACGCCTCGGTCCAGCGGGTTTTGAGCAACCGTGCCGGTTTCCCCGTGTAGATGCGGGTGCGCACGGTGTCGCTGGAATCGGCGGCCAGCAGCGCCCGCTGCATCGCCGACTCCCCCACCGTCTGCGTGTACTCCTCGGTCGCCAGCCAGTACGACCCCATCCACGCCCCGCTCGCCCCGAGCGCCAGCGCGGCCGCGACCTGACGTCCGGAGCCGATGCCGCCCGCGGCCAGCACCGGAACCTCCGCGCCCACGGCGTCCACGATCTCCGGCACGAGCACCATCGTGGCGATCTCCCCGGTGTGCCCGCCCGCCTCGTGCCCTTGGGCCACCACGATGTCCACGCCCTTGTCGACGTGCCTGCGGGCGTGCTCGGCCTTGCCCGCCAGCGCCGCGACGAGGATGTCGTGCTCGTGAGCGCGTCCGATCACGTCCGGCGGCGGCGAGCCGAGCGCGTTCGCGATCAGCTTCACCGGGTGCTTGAGCGCCACGTCCACGTGCGAGCGGGCGACCGAGTGCAGCCAGCCGAGCACCGCATCACCCTGGCGCTCGTCGTCGGGAAGCTCCGGAACCCCGAGCTCGCTCAGCGTCCGGCGCACGAATTCCCGGTGCTCGTCCGGAATCATCGCGTTCAGGTCCACATCGGACCCTTCGGTGGGCACCGTGGACGGCATCACCACGTCCACGCCGTAAGGCCGCCCGCCGGTGTTCTCGTCCATCCAGTCCAGCACCGAGTCCAGTTCCTCGGCGTCGTTGAACCGCACGCAGCCGAGCACGCCCAGGCCGCCCGCACGGCTGATGGCGGCCGCGACGTGCTCGGACGGGGTGAATCCGACGATCGGGTGCTCGATGCCTAGCTGATCGCAGAGGGCAGTGCGCATCAGGACTTCCTTTCGGCCGCGTCGGCCACCGCGGCGGTGCCCGGCTGCTTCACGGCGTTCGGTTCGTGCTGTTCGGCATGCGTGCAGGCCCAGCGGTAGTCCGGCTTGCCGCTCGGCGACCGGCGCACCTTCGCGGCCAGCCAGAGCTTCCGGGGCACCTTGTAGCCGGCGATGTGCCTGCGCGCGTGCGCTTCCAGCTCGGCCCACGCCGGTTCGCCACCGTTCCTGGTCTGCACGACCGCGGCGACGCACTGTCCGAGCCGTTCGTCGGGGACGCCGAACACCAGCGCGTCGAACACGTCGGGGTGCGCCTTGAGCACGCCCTCGACCTCCTCGGGGTAGACCTTCTCCCCGCCGGTGTTGACCGACATCGACCCGCGGCCCAGCATCGTGACCGTGCCGTCGGACTCGTAGCGCGCGTAGTCACCGGGCACGACGTAGCGGGTGCCGTCGATCTCCACGAACACCGAGCCCGACTTGTCGGGATCGTTGTAGTAGCCCAGCGGCACGTGCCCGGACCGGGCCAGCAGGCCGACCTCGGTGGAATCGGCGGGAAGCAGCCGGCCGTCGGGGCCGATGATCGCGGTGGCGGAGTCCGCTTTCACCCGTGGACCACCCGTCCGCGTGCCGCCTTTGCCGAGCACGCCGATGCCGCTGAATCCGGTCTCGGAGCTCCCGATGGAATCGGTGAGCAGCACGTTCGGCAGCGCATCCAGGTACTGCTCCTGCACCGACGGCGAGAACAGCGCTGCGCTGCTGGAGATCGCGACCAGCGAGGACACGTCGTAGGTGCCCTCGTGCAGCGCCTCGATCAGCGGGCGGGCCATGGCGTCTCCGGTGATGGCCAGGACGTGCACCCCGTGACGCTCGATCGCCCGCCAGGTCTCGTGCGCGTCGAACTCCGGGAGGATGACGACGGTGCTGCAGGCGAACAGGTTGCCGAACGCGGCCCACTGCGCGGCGCCGTGGATGAAGGGTGCGGCGGGTAATCGCACCAGGCCGCCGTTGGCGGCTCCGTCGCGGGCCTGCTGCCATTCGTCGGCCATCGGCTCGCCGGTCATGAAGTCGATGCCGCCGCCGAGGGTGCGCCAGACGTCCTCGTGGCGCCACATCACGCCTTTCGGATTGCCCGTCGTGCCACCGGTGTAGAGCAGGAACAGGTCGTCGTCGGAGCGGGCCGGGAAGTCTCGTTCCGGCGAGGAGTCCGCCAACGCGGATTCGTAGGAGATTCCGCCGTGGCCGGTGAAGTCCTGGTCGCTGCCGTCCTCCAGGACCAGCACGTTGCGCAGGTCCGGCGGCAGCGCCTCGGCGGCCCGGTCGCTGTAGCGGCGCTCGTGCACCAGTGCCGCCAGGTCCGCGTCCTGGTAGATGTAGCGCAATTCCGCTGCGACGTAGCGATAATTGATGTTGACCGCCACCGCGCGCAACTTGTACGCGGCGAGCATCGACTCCAGCGCCTCGATGCGGTTGCGGGTGTGCACACCGATGTGCGAGCCCCGGCCGAGCCCTTGCTGAGCCCAGTAGTGCGCGAGCCGGTTCGATCGGCGTTCCAGTTCGGCGAAGGTGACCCGGTCCTCGCCGCAGATCACGGCGACGCGCTCGGGTGTCAGGTCGACGGCGTGCTCGAAAAGATCCGCGATGTTGTGTGCCACCCGATCGAAACTAGAACATGTTATCGTCCGAGGCAACGGGCCGATCGGTTCATGTTGCACCGCACTGAATTCCCGGAGGAATCCATGCCCACAACCCCTCCGCACGAACCCGCCCAGACCGCCGAGGAACCCGATTGCCTGGTCGAGCGCCGCGGGGCGGTGCTGGTGGTGACGCTGAACCGGCCGCACGCTCGCAACGCGCTGTCCGCCGAGATGATGGCGATCATGAAGACCGCCTGGGACGAGGTCGACGGCGACGACGAGATCCGGGCCTGCGTGCTCACCGGAGCGGGCGGCGCGTTCTGCGCGGGCGCCGACCTCAAGGCGATGACCAGCAGCCACCCCGGCGACACCACCAGCGGCCGGGACCTGTCGGTGATCGAGCCGCTCCTGAAGGGCCGCAGGCTGACGAAACCGCTGATCGCGGCCGTGGAAGGCCCGGCCGTCGCGGGCGGAACCGAGATCCTGCAGGGCACCGACATCCGCGTCGCCGGACGCGGTGCGCGTTTCGGCGTCTCCGAGTGCAAGTGGGGCCTGTTCCCGTTGGGCGGTTCGGCGGTGCGGCTGCCGCGCCAGATCCCGTACACGCTGGCCGCCGAGATCCTGCTGACCGGCAGGCATCTGACCGCCGACGAGGCCAAGGAGATCGGGCTCATCGGTCGCGTCGTCCCGGACGGCGAGGCGCTGAGCACCGCCCTGGAACTGGCCGAGGCCGTGGCCGCCAACGGCCCGCTGGCGGTCCGGGCGATTCTGCGGACCATGCGCGATACCGAGGGAATGCCGGAGAACGAAGCGTTCCAGGTCGACACCCGGCTCGGCCTGGAGGTGTTCCGCAGCGCCGACGCCAAGGAAGGCCCGCGCGCGTTCGCCGAGAAGCGCACCCCGAGGTTCCACGGGAACTGACGCACGAGCGGGCCGTTCGCCCCGGCTGGGGCGAGCGGCCCGTCCAGCGCGTCACGAGTACTGATCTTTGAGCTTTCGCTTGTACAGCTTGCCGTTCGGATCTCGGGGAAGCTGCTCGGTGAAATCGATGTTGCGCGGGAGTTTGAACTTCGCGAGCTTCTCGGTGGCGAACTCCAGCAGCTCCGCGGCCAGTTCGGCGCCGCCCGCGCAGCCCGCCGCCGGCTGCACCACGGCCTGCACCTGCTCGCCCCAATCCTGGTGCGGCACGCCGAACACGGCGATGTCCGCGACCTTCGGGTGAATCGACAACACGTT harbors:
- a CDS encoding long-chain-fatty-acid--CoA ligase; the protein is MPEPTPTVTDFLLARTHDETPGLRFEQREWSWSQHVRQCAEHASVLRSLRREGPWHVGVLLDNVPEFSFLLGAAALSGAVLVGLNTGRRGEALARDVRLADCRWVITERKYADLLSGADLGAANGNVLLIDSPEWSRLLSAHRDAPLAPVAAVPDDLLALLFTSGTGGEPKAVRCTHGKVAFPGRMLADRFELDGRDGVYVSMPLFHSNALFAGWAVGLAAGAAVALRRRFSASGFLDDARRFGATYANYVGKPLSFILATAARPDDADNPLKIVYGNEGAERDLARFAERFGCRVVDGFGSTEGGVVVARTPDAPPGSLGTPGPGVQVLHPVTGRRCPAASFDRGGRVTNPEEAIGELVNTAGAGAFAGYYKAPDADRWRMRGGMYWSGDLAYLDGDGFCYFVGRSDDWLRVDGENLGTAPIERILLRHPGIAQAAVYAVPDGGVGDQVMAAIVPTGDVPVDLADFLAAQPDLGPKQLPRYIRIATELPRTETHKVLKRELAAQRCDGPDPIWWRPGPGPAYEVLTPDRAAALAHPDPPANRSR
- a CDS encoding acyl-CoA dehydrogenase family protein, with protein sequence MDFAPTEAQHDLAELARDILTDRVTAERLREVESGPDRFDRALWTELGKAGVLDAALPEALGGGGCGLLEQCGVLIELGRAVAPVPYLASLVSGAAAVVRFGDSRQQERWARPAGDGEVVLTTAFAEGADPAPAVPATTAERAGGKWVLNGVKVAVPAGSIADFFLVPASTSDATLVFVVAAADEGVSVRRQEVVDGDSEAWLELAGVALDSDRLLGEDEAADVAAWLEVRATLGVCAEQLGVLERALELTAEYAGERTQFDRPIGTFQAVSQRLADAYIDVEAVRLTMWQAAWRAAEGLRCDTEVATAKFWAAEAGHRVAHTAVHVHGGVGIDLEHHLHRYFVAAKRREFVLGGATAQLRRIGTALAEDEPEQD
- a CDS encoding nitronate monooxygenase family protein; protein product: MRTALCDQLGIEHPIVGFTPSEHVAAAISRAGGLGVLGCVRFNDAEELDSVLDWMDENTGGRPYGVDVVMPSTVPTEGSDVDLNAMIPDEHREFVRRTLSELGVPELPDDERQGDAVLGWLHSVARSHVDVALKHPVKLIANALGSPPPDVIGRAHEHDILVAALAGKAEHARRHVDKGVDIVVAQGHEAGGHTGEIATMVLVPEIVDAVGAEVPVLAAGGIGSGRQVAAALALGASGAWMGSYWLATEEYTQTVGESAMQRALLAADSSDTVRTRIYTGKPARLLKTRWTEAWSERDAPSPLPMPLQNILVSEAHQRITRSNDPDVVSMPVGQIVGRMNAVRDVEEVMATLLREADDTFTRLNDLR
- a CDS encoding acyl-CoA dehydrogenase family protein, with the translated sequence MHIGFTSGQQRLRERLRDYFAALMTDELRAELTTGGDYGDGDAYKRIVRQLGTDGWLTLGWPREHGGDGRTMLEQLIFTDEAAIAGVPVPFLTLNSIAPTIMRYGTAEQQAHYLPGIAAGELHFAIGYSEPEAGTDLASLRTTAVRDGDEYVINGQKMWTSLVQYADYIWLACRTDPAARKHKGLSILVVPTDAPGFSWTPVRTVAGPTTSATYYEDVRVPATALVGEENAGWPLITNQLNHERVALTSAAPITSALAGVREWARDTALPDGRRVLDQEWVRNHLARVHAGAEVLKLMNWKIAWTAEREPAPAAASATKVYGTELATEAYRLLMEVLGPAGHVRAGSPGAALRGRIERMHRSALILTFGGGTNEVQRDIVSTVGLGLPQSRR
- a CDS encoding acyl-CoA synthetase; amino-acid sequence: MAHNIADLFEHAVDLTPERVAVICGEDRVTFAELERRSNRLAHYWAQQGLGRGSHIGVHTRNRIEALESMLAAYKLRAVAVNINYRYVAAELRYIYQDADLAALVHERRYSDRAAEALPPDLRNVLVLEDGSDQDFTGHGGISYESALADSSPERDFPARSDDDLFLLYTGGTTGNPKGVMWRHEDVWRTLGGGIDFMTGEPMADEWQQARDGAANGGLVRLPAAPFIHGAAQWAAFGNLFACSTVVILPEFDAHETWRAIERHGVHVLAITGDAMARPLIEALHEGTYDVSSLVAISSSAALFSPSVQEQYLDALPNVLLTDSIGSSETGFSGIGVLGKGGTRTGGPRVKADSATAIIGPDGRLLPADSTEVGLLARSGHVPLGYYNDPDKSGSVFVEIDGTRYVVPGDYARYESDGTVTMLGRGSMSVNTGGEKVYPEEVEGVLKAHPDVFDALVFGVPDERLGQCVAAVVQTRNGGEPAWAELEAHARRHIAGYKVPRKLWLAAKVRRSPSGKPDYRWACTHAEQHEPNAVKQPGTAAVADAAERKS
- a CDS encoding crotonase/enoyl-CoA hydratase family protein; this encodes MPTTPPHEPAQTAEEPDCLVERRGAVLVVTLNRPHARNALSAEMMAIMKTAWDEVDGDDEIRACVLTGAGGAFCAGADLKAMTSSHPGDTTSGRDLSVIEPLLKGRRLTKPLIAAVEGPAVAGGTEILQGTDIRVAGRGARFGVSECKWGLFPLGGSAVRLPRQIPYTLAAEILLTGRHLTADEAKEIGLIGRVVPDGEALSTALELAEAVAANGPLAVRAILRTMRDTEGMPENEAFQVDTRLGLEVFRSADAKEGPRAFAEKRTPRFHGN